The DNA region TTCGCCTGTTGGAAACGACACGGCAGCGGCTCGTTAACTCACGCCTCCGCGCTGCTGCCCCCAAAAACCACACGGTCGCTCGTTACCGAAAGACTCGTCGCAGTCTGTGGACTTCACGCAGATGAGGATGTGCTGGTCCAGGAGGTACTCTGGGTCGGAGATGATGGGGGTGAGCTTcaggagaggcagaggacagAATCATTGGACGCCGCTCGATGGCGCAGGAGGTGAAGAACTGAGAAGCTTCACTTTACCTCCACCTGATTTCCAAACCAGACTTTAACCGACCCCTCTGTGTCACACGTGTTCTCACCCTCTGAAGTTTTCACCGTTTCTGTAGATGATACAGTAGAATTGAAGTCAGACTCCAAGCAACTCGGTTAACAGCGGACTATAAGAGAGACACATACTTTCCAAGCAGCTGGAGTGATATTCAATGAAGAACTTGGTCTTTGATTTTGTGCGTAAAGTGGCCTTGCAGTTCATGATCTGGATCCCGCCCTGATGGGCACTGTTGGGATCTGAAACATGGAACGACAACACTGCAGAGCACCTTCACACATCAGTGGCCACACACTGGAGGACGTAACGGACCTTGTTTGGAGACAAACTGCGAAGCTACGCCAACTTCAAACGAGGCGAAAACCGGCGAGTGGTCACTTGTCAATATGTCGTTGGTGCATCCTGTGGAAGTGATTCAAACACGGAGGATTTCATTTCCAAAACACTAATGCGCTACAAAGTGTAGCATTTTAACATCAAGGTCTCAGCAGATTACACAGTCGTTTATAAGAGGCTTATGGAAAATGACTCACCGTACGCTTGGCAGACGACGTGAACCAGAGGGTACGACTTTCTTAGGACTCGATCACACCATGAGGGTAAATTGTATTTAGTCTGCAAAGGCACAAACACGGTTAACAGAGAAGATGACGCAGTTGTGTCATGAGCGAAACAACCACACGGTTTCACACAGAGACGGGTTAGTTCACTGTTTCCAGACTATGACCAGTGAAAGCGCCAGCTCACCCCTGTGGCCTTGGCCTTGGTGTAAGCATACTTGTCTCGCGTGTCTCTTTCGAAGCGGTACGTGGGAGCAAACGTgatttcctcctcatctgccaTCAAATAAAAGGAGGGAAAGAAGGAAGGCGTGTGTTTAATATTAGGATGCATGCTTGTGCAGAGAATCAACAGACATAAGCTGTTTCAGGCAAAGCCGGCCTCAGAGGCCGAGCAGCACAGTGGCCAAGACTCACCAAAATGCAAGAAGACCCTTCCCTCATTCCTCTCCATGCTGAGCTGGTCTTTACTGAGCAGTTCCTGgtactgctgctgtttgatctTAGTCACAATGTTCTCAGCTTCCTGTAAAGGGAAACAGTGCAAGCAGTGACTTCGCCTGCCTCAAAGCAGCTCAGGCACCTGACAACCAGCAGCTGGCCAATGCGCCAGCCGCTGAACGGCACCCACGCATAGAAAAGAAGAAGTTTACAGTgcaaattaaaacagaaaacattttgtgcATTCTTTTCTACATGCGTCTGCCTCCGCTGCTTACTGAAGAGGGGAGGTCCACTCGGTAGTTCAGGTCACCGAGCCAGAAGAGGTGCGTGAACCGGTGAGTGATGTCAAACGGATTGAGCTTCTTATCTCCCAGGTTGAGAAATCGCAGGATATTGATGTAGTTTTGGTTGCGTCTAAAAACACAGTGTTCACAGGTGACCATGTTTTAATGTGAAACTTGTCCAAAGGAACAGATTATCTTAAACACTTTCTGAATAGTTTGACAGTAAACAGCTGCTGACCTGAGCTTCTTCTCACTTCCGGAGGTCAGGTGACTGTTGACGAAGCCAAAGGACGTTCCATTGAACATGAAGGACACTCCCACCGCTCCCTTGTTCCCTAAGACACACACGCGTCACATCACGACTGGAGCCATTATAAGGTCTGTGAAGAAGTGGAAGTGCTTACCCAGAGTGTTGGCAATCCCCGTCTTCACGCTGTCAGAGAAGACATGGGAGATCCTGTTCTCATGCTCGGGTTTCACTAGAACCATGATCCGAATGTTCCACAGACTGTGAACGGCCACCTGCACGTTGAGAGGCATGGACGGATTGACAGTGTATCCTTGCTGCTGTGCATTCTGGGTATTGTGATCGTGGCCACTCACTTGTTTGAAGCTGATGTTTGTTGTATTCCTCAGGACGCTTTTGACGGTTTCCGCCCAGTCCCGCTCACCCATCGGATCCTCCTGCGTCCCGATGACGTAAAAGTCGTGTGGGATGTGATCGGCAGTGTCGTCCCGCGTCTTCCCTTGGCCCTTGCACTGGAACCAGGATTTGATGTTGGAGGGAGAACCGACATTCCCTGCAGTTTCACGTGTAAATCTGTTactcttgacctttgaccttagaCAAATTCAGCTTTGTTCAACCTCGTGTAAGCGTCTTTACCCATGTTCCATGTGCCAATAAAGACTGTGATCATGTCTGGTTCAGGCTTTTCAGAGTGTTTGTTCTTCATTTGTTGAAGTAGTTGACAGAATCCTTCCCTTTTCTGgtgaaacaaatacaaatgtgaTTCCTGATACTGAACACAAAGCTTGTAGGAGCGACACTGGGTTTCTGTATGGATCCATCATTTGGGTTGTGGTACAGTAATGTCATGTCGTGAAACAGTGAGTGCGTTGATCAGCCTGAAGCTGCCGTTTGTCACCTTTGTGTCGTCAAACACAAACTCCTTACGCAgaatcttctctctctctgtttcgaCCACAATGACGAGCTTGGCGTGCATTTTCTGGGATTTCACCAGCTGCAAGACTgagaaacaacaataataaacaatactGGGACTGTTTGATTAGAACTGCTGTATTAGTCAGTCAGAACCACTTCCTACTTTTATTGTGCATGAAGCATTTGTCTTCAGGTCCATCTTTAGATTTCTTGAAGATGATCTTCCCGCTTTCCACATCGACTTTCAGAAACATTTTTGTGGAGATGCCGAGAGATTCTTGTTTGACCtaagcaaaaaaacaagaaactgaTTAAATAAACcagcagatgttttgttttcctactgtATCATAAAACAACGCATTTAGCGAAGCACCTCAAATGTAACAGCTGGTATGAGAGATTTTCTGTGGCCGCCGTCATATCCAGTGGACTCAAACACAGAACCTTTCACCTGAGATGAAAAACAGAGGTGTTGTTTAACATGTACATCATTCAGTCAAATGTCAAAATGCAAGATTGTTGAAGAAACGTCACCTTGTCTTCTACTGAGTAGAGCAGTTTTGTCAGTTGCTCGAGCTTAAACACTACAGACTGACTTGAATCTGCAGAAATCtgcaaaaggaaataaaacatgatgataAGGGTGTgatcgcgtgtgtgtgtgtgtgtgtgtgtgtgtgtgtgtgtgtgtgtgtttgtgtgtgtgtgtgtgtgtgtgtgtgtgtgtgtgtgtgtgtgtgtgtgggtgtgtgtaagcatgtgtgtgtgtgtgtgtgtgtgtgtgtgtgtgtgtgtgtgtgtgtaagcatgtgtgtgtttgtgagcatgtgtgtgtctgtgtgggagcatgtgtgtgtgtgtgtgtgtgtgtgtgtgtgtgtgtgtgtgtgtgtgtgtgtgagtgggtgtaaacatgtgtgtgtgtgtgagcatgtgtgtgtgtgtgtgtgagcatgtgtgtgtgagcatgtgtgtgtgtgtgtgtgtgtgtgtggttttataCCACAGGTCTGGTGGCGGACTGAATGCTACTCACTTGTCGTGTGAACTGTCCGGGCGCTGGAGAAAGCTGCTGGTCCAGCACTCTTTGAAAAGCCTCTAGCGCCGGGAGGATACGAGACATTTCACTGCCTCACAGAAAAGGTCACATGTTTAGGTCAGGCCTTCGCGTGACGACACGTACAGCTTAATGCAATGGGTCAGTCGGAGACGCTACCTGTTCAGGTTTTTACAGATCGCCATCGTCAGCTTCTTCAGCCCAGGGAGGTGGTGGTTGCCGTTCTGGATTTGTTCAGCATCTAAGAGGATGGAGGTCCGGAAGTAATCCTGAATCGCCATTTGATGCTCCTCACATATTCTGCAAATATTTAGAGCAGGGATCAGTTCAGCGGTTCTCACATGGCAGCAGCTATTTCATGCTCTGTGATGGGtgatgggtgggggggggcattacGAGGACAGGTCCATGTACTGCAGCCTCGCCAGGAGGGTGTCTGATAAGGACTTGCTGGGCTGCTCCGGAGCCTCGCTTTCTTTCACTTCATTACAGGTGAAGTTTCTTGGTGGGAGCTGTGGTGGAAGACTGGACTCTGCAGCAAGGACACGTTACACATTTAGAACTGGACACGCTGTGTTTTACAGCCACTACACATGAAGCAGCGTTTCTTTCacctggctcctcctccacgtcctcctcccTCATGACGGCGTACTGCAGATGCGTGACCAGACCCATGTTGGGATTGTAATAGGCGTCGACCAGCTCCGGCAGCATGGTGAAGAACCTAATGGGGACGCCCTCAGATGcctgagggaagatcacagcgcTGTCGTCTCGTGTTTTTTGTGGTACAAAACGCTTAAGTAGATCTGAAATACCagatttctttgttttgttcctaAAGCAGGTGACATAACCTTTAAGTCTTACTTCACACATAATGTCAGATGTACTGTCTTGCTTTCTATCAGCTGTACTTTGACAGTGTAGCTGTCATATTTTAAGCCTTTAATACAAAGCATAACTGGGCACCTGCACCTGAAGCAC from Betta splendens chromosome 4, fBetSpl5.4, whole genome shotgun sequence includes:
- the inpp5d gene encoding phosphatidylinositol 3,4,5-trisphosphate 5-phosphatase 1; this encodes MQKPWYHGNITRSKAEDLLSKAARDGSFLIRDSESIQGAYALCVLFQNCVYTYRILPNEDKKLSVQASEGVPIRFFTMLPELVDAYYNPNMGLVTHLQYAVMREEDVEEEPESSLPPQLPPRNFTCNEVKESEAPEQPSKSLSDTLLARLQYMDLSSICEEHQMAIQDYFRTSILLDAEQIQNGNHHLPGLKKLTMAICKNLNSEMSRILPALEAFQRVLDQQLSPAPGQFTRQISADSSQSVVFKLEQLTKLLYSVEDKVKGSVFESTGYDGGHRKSLIPAVTFEVKQESLGISTKMFLKVDVESGKIIFKKSKDGPEDKCFMHNKILQLVKSQKMHAKLVIVVETEREKILRKEFVFDDTKKREGFCQLLQQMKNKHSEKPEPDMITVFIGTWNMGNVGSPSNIKSWFQCKGQGKTRDDTADHIPHDFYVIGTQEDPMGERDWAETVKSVLRNTTNISFKQVAVHSLWNIRIMVLVKPEHENRISHVFSDSVKTGIANTLGNKGAVGVSFMFNGTSFGFVNSHLTSGSEKKLRRNQNYINILRFLNLGDKKLNPFDITHRFTHLFWLGDLNYRVDLPSSEAENIVTKIKQQQYQELLSKDQLSMERNEGRVFLHFDEEEITFAPTYRFERDTRDKYAYTKAKATGTKYNLPSWCDRVLRKSYPLVHVVCQAYGCTNDILTSDHSPVFASFEVGVASQFVSKQDPNSAHQGGIQIMNCKATLRTKSKTKFFIEYHSSCLEKTVKTSEGENTCDTEGSVKVWFGNQVELTPIISDPEYLLDQHILICVKSTDCDESFGEGCVALRAAQFCYTEFQVTLTHQGEKTGVLTGGIQLHTSEGKPTEKLYDFIKVERDDVASKGKGGDCNKFSMTQAHDISNPNYMVGMSFKTGNVIDKGWSYSMPPKNQPCAGQGCKDSKKTGYDVGVRSPTGKPCPQGEEERGSEMFDNPLYGSMGKAQKDHLTAPDPVLAYCSKQAEVEPERPPVPTPRNRSFTCSETKPQPSAPITLHPLMQKKPVMPSRSEGGMAHNRPPLPAKFRPAVPEPQALKVRDYRDSSELASKLRVPARPGQPQPQKDMHPDVPKMGRSVK